A genomic segment from Halomonas sp. TA22 encodes:
- a CDS encoding sugar ABC transporter substrate-binding protein has product MKLTHALPLATLAAAVSAAAQAQEITVATVNNNDMVIMQGLTSEFEQTHPGITLNWVVLEENVLRQRLTTDIATGGGQFDVMTIGTYEAPIWAERGWLVGLDELPEEYEVDDLLRPVRDGLSHDGVLHALPFYAESSMLYYRQDLFEQHGIEMSEQPSWEEVLEWASQIHDPANGVYGICLRGKPGWGENMAFVSTLVNTFGGRWFGEEWQPEINSPEWQEAIGFYVDLMGNYGPPGASSNGFNENQALFSSGRCGMWGARSPIWRQIVADITATQVICPRITDAAALGAALQAAWCHQYEQGTTLESLCARLVQLDESSCVEPDPGRVAAYQHVYARYRQSLAEQHGVAS; this is encoded by the coding sequence ATGAAGCTCACGCACGCCTTGCCACTGGCGACTCTGGCCGCGGCAGTCTCCGCTGCCGCTCAGGCGCAGGAGATCACTGTCGCTACGGTGAACAATAACGACATGGTCATCATGCAAGGCCTGACCAGCGAATTCGAGCAGACCCATCCCGGCATCACCCTCAATTGGGTGGTGCTTGAGGAGAACGTGCTACGCCAGCGCCTGACCACCGATATCGCGACGGGGGGAGGGCAGTTCGATGTCATGACCATTGGCACCTACGAGGCACCGATCTGGGCCGAGCGCGGTTGGCTGGTCGGCCTTGACGAGCTACCGGAGGAGTACGAGGTCGATGACCTGCTGCGCCCGGTGCGTGATGGTCTTAGTCATGACGGCGTCCTGCACGCGCTGCCGTTCTATGCCGAGAGCTCGATGCTCTACTACCGCCAGGACCTGTTCGAACAGCACGGCATCGAGATGTCCGAACAGCCCAGTTGGGAAGAGGTGCTCGAGTGGGCCAGCCAGATCCACGATCCCGCCAATGGCGTCTACGGCATCTGCCTGCGCGGCAAGCCGGGCTGGGGCGAGAACATGGCCTTCGTGTCGACGCTGGTGAATACCTTCGGAGGGCGCTGGTTCGGCGAGGAGTGGCAACCCGAGATCAACTCTCCCGAGTGGCAGGAGGCGATCGGCTTCTATGTCGACCTGATGGGCAATTACGGTCCGCCAGGCGCGAGTTCAAACGGCTTCAACGAGAATCAAGCGCTCTTCTCCAGCGGGCGTTGCGGCATGTGGGGCGCGCGAAGCCCGATATGGCGCCAGATAGTGGCCGACATCACCGCAACGCAGGTGATCTGCCCCAGGATCACCGATGCTGCCGCCCTGGGGGCTGCCCTACAAGCAGCCTGGTGCCATCAGTATGAGCAGGGCACCACCCTGGAGTCGCTTTGCGCGCGCTTGGTGCAGCTCGACGAAAGCTCATGTGTCGAGCCCGACCCTGGGCGAGTCGCCGCCTACCAGCACGTCTATGCGCGCTATCGCCAGTCTCTCGCCGAGCAGCATGGCGTTGCCTCATGA
- a CDS encoding sugar-binding transcriptional regulator, which produces MDKFEVKLDQAARAAWMSYVGGMTQDEIANQLGVSRPGVQRLLALARQEGLVKVHIDHPIATCMTMANAIRARFGLEYCDVVPADSAAHDGAASYLAVAGAERIARLVERSEPLTLSLGTGRSVRAAVEALSRVERSQHRFVSLVGNVARDGSANRYDAVMVLADKTGGERFLLPAPVVAESVAEKEAMLAQRLFQAIAEVARQAEAAFIGVGRIDRQATLFQDHFISEGELDELLGLEAVGELLGWPLNRQGEVIDCSITRRVTSLPLEMFGNQAMVALAGGRDKAPAILAALSGGWLKGLITDEVAARHIVEAI; this is translated from the coding sequence GTGGACAAGTTCGAGGTGAAGCTGGATCAGGCGGCAAGGGCGGCATGGATGTCCTACGTGGGTGGCATGACCCAGGACGAGATCGCCAACCAACTTGGCGTGTCGCGGCCAGGCGTCCAGCGGTTGCTGGCGCTGGCGCGTCAGGAGGGGCTGGTCAAGGTGCATATCGATCACCCTATCGCCACCTGCATGACCATGGCGAACGCGATTCGCGCCCGTTTCGGGCTGGAGTACTGCGATGTGGTACCGGCGGATAGCGCGGCTCATGATGGCGCCGCCTCCTATCTCGCGGTGGCAGGGGCCGAGCGCATCGCGCGGCTGGTGGAGCGCAGCGAGCCGCTGACGCTGTCGCTGGGCACCGGGCGCTCGGTACGCGCCGCCGTGGAGGCGCTGAGTCGTGTCGAGCGCAGCCAGCACCGCTTCGTCTCGTTGGTCGGCAACGTCGCGCGGGATGGCTCGGCCAACCGCTACGACGCGGTCATGGTGCTGGCCGACAAGACCGGCGGCGAGCGTTTCCTGCTCCCGGCGCCGGTGGTCGCCGAGTCGGTCGCCGAGAAGGAGGCGATGCTCGCTCAGCGTCTGTTTCAGGCCATCGCCGAGGTGGCGCGCCAGGCCGAGGCGGCCTTCATCGGGGTCGGTCGTATCGACAGGCAGGCGACGCTGTTTCAGGATCACTTCATCAGCGAAGGCGAACTCGACGAGCTGCTGGGCCTGGAGGCCGTCGGCGAACTGCTCGGCTGGCCGCTGAATCGCCAGGGAGAGGTGATCGACTGCTCGATCACCCGGCGCGTGACCAGCCTGCCGCTGGAGATGTTCGGCAATCAGGCGATGGTGGCACTGGCGGGCGGTCGCGACAAGGCACCGGCCATCCTGGCGGCGTTGAGCGGTGGTTGGCTGAAGGGCCTGATCACCGATGAAGTGGCGGCGAGGCATATCGTCGAGGCCATATGA
- a CDS encoding SDR family NAD(P)-dependent oxidoreductase translates to MPIVMITGATSGFGRAAAYRFAEAGWSLILTGRRSERLEAIKRELDDRVEVFTLALDVRDAKAVSEAVEALPGEFRQIACLVNNAGLALALEPAQQVDLADWHTMIDTNITGLVNVTHAVLPLLIETGKGASIVNLGSVAGSYPYPGSHVYGATKAFVKQFSLNLRCDLKGTGVRVTDVAPGMAETEFMLVRSKGNEEASQALYQGANALQPEDIAEQIFYVASLPAHININRLEIMPTTQSWSPFTIERE, encoded by the coding sequence ATGCCCATCGTCATGATCACCGGCGCCACGTCCGGCTTCGGCCGTGCCGCCGCCTATCGCTTCGCCGAGGCCGGCTGGTCGCTCATCCTGACGGGGCGGCGCAGCGAGCGTCTCGAGGCCATCAAGCGGGAGCTCGACGACAGGGTCGAAGTGTTTACCCTGGCGCTGGACGTTCGCGATGCCAAGGCGGTAAGCGAGGCAGTCGAGGCGCTGCCAGGCGAGTTTCGCCAGATCGCCTGCCTGGTCAACAATGCCGGCCTGGCACTGGCGCTTGAGCCGGCCCAGCAGGTCGATCTGGCGGACTGGCACACCATGATCGATACCAACATCACCGGTCTGGTCAATGTCACTCATGCGGTATTGCCGCTGCTGATCGAGACCGGCAAAGGAGCGAGCATCGTCAATCTCGGCTCGGTGGCGGGCAGCTATCCCTATCCAGGCAGCCACGTCTATGGCGCAACCAAGGCGTTCGTCAAGCAGTTCAGCCTGAATCTGCGCTGCGACCTGAAAGGCACCGGCGTGCGTGTCACCGACGTCGCCCCGGGCATGGCCGAGACCGAGTTCATGCTGGTGCGCTCCAAGGGCAATGAAGAGGCGTCGCAGGCGCTCTACCAGGGGGCCAATGCGCTACAGCCTGAGGATATCGCCGAGCAGATCTTCTATGTCGCCAGCCTGCCGGCGCACATCAACATCAACCGACTGGAGATCATGCCCACCACCCAGAGCTGGTCGCCGTTCACCATCGAGCGGGAGTAA
- a CDS encoding LysR family transcriptional regulator: MKLASADLKSLGVFLAVAEHRGFAGAQTALHMSQSAVSFHVRALEERVGFTVCRRGRQGFELTDRGIILFERGKRLLASVDDFDSEMSELKSTVYGTLRLGIVDNTIMDVDLALQSVIGEFLRKNPKARLNITVGSPDQLIGEIASGELQLGILPETTQMAGLQHRRIYTERHGIYCASSHPLFERDGNGVTVEEIVEHPFVVRPYANLQELGSFPGARVGAHASNMEAQALLILSGHFIGNLPNYYADHWVARGELKALLPDRVSIASPFCVVTRAGRRPSLIVRNFIQELIAHLWQQSHLAAAGDPPGAAPAK, encoded by the coding sequence ATGAAGCTCGCATCTGCCGATCTGAAGAGTCTCGGGGTCTTTCTGGCAGTTGCCGAACACCGTGGCTTCGCCGGTGCCCAGACGGCACTGCACATGAGCCAGTCTGCGGTCAGCTTTCATGTGCGGGCGCTGGAGGAGCGGGTAGGGTTCACCGTCTGCCGCCGGGGGCGGCAGGGATTCGAGCTCACCGACCGGGGCATTATCCTCTTCGAGCGAGGCAAGCGGCTGTTGGCCTCGGTAGATGATTTCGACAGCGAGATGAGCGAACTCAAGAGTACCGTCTACGGAACCCTGAGGCTCGGTATCGTCGACAACACCATCATGGATGTCGATCTTGCGCTACAGAGCGTGATCGGCGAGTTCCTGCGCAAGAATCCCAAGGCTCGTCTCAATATCACCGTGGGCAGTCCGGACCAGCTGATCGGCGAGATCGCCAGCGGCGAGTTGCAGCTTGGCATCCTGCCGGAAACCACGCAGATGGCGGGGCTGCAGCATCGAAGGATCTATACCGAGCGTCACGGCATCTACTGCGCCTCGTCGCACCCGCTGTTCGAACGTGACGGCAACGGCGTGACGGTGGAGGAGATCGTCGAGCACCCTTTTGTGGTGCGGCCCTATGCCAATCTGCAGGAACTCGGCAGCTTTCCCGGCGCTAGGGTCGGCGCCCATGCCTCCAACATGGAGGCCCAGGCGCTGCTGATTCTCAGCGGCCACTTCATCGGCAACCTGCCCAACTACTATGCTGATCACTGGGTGGCGCGGGGTGAGCTCAAGGCATTGCTGCCTGATCGGGTCAGCATCGCCTCGCCGTTCTGCGTGGTGACTCGTGCGGGGAGGCGGCCGTCGCTGATCGTGCGTAACTTCATCCAGGAGCTGATCGCTCATCTGTGGCAGCAGTCGCATCTCGCTGCAGCAGGCGATCCGCCGGGCGCCGCGCCTGCCAAGTGA
- a CDS encoding transporter substrate-binding domain-containing protein: MKRMTSIAAGLLLCSGIASNAQADDLLEEIKSEGTFTVGTEARFAPFEYIEDGEIIGYSADIMEHIMAELEDVELIRMDLPWQGILPGLERSRFDYVITSVTATPERMERYHLSAPIADATMAILKRAGEESISAPEDIAGKVAAAQSGSAQLAALEALAAQLEAAGTPVANIRTYTGVDEAYAELGTGRVDVVINSLPNLLEAERTRPDVFEVVGTFGEPVYFSWAGRRDAQSASLNAFMDEQIRRLNEDGTLAELQEKWFGAPMELPLELPDAN; this comes from the coding sequence ATGAAACGCATGACTTCCATCGCCGCCGGCCTGCTGCTCTGTAGCGGCATCGCAAGCAACGCTCAGGCCGACGACCTGCTCGAGGAGATCAAGAGCGAAGGTACCTTCACCGTGGGGACCGAGGCACGTTTCGCGCCTTTCGAGTACATCGAGGATGGCGAGATCATCGGCTATTCGGCCGACATCATGGAGCACATCATGGCCGAGCTTGAAGACGTCGAGCTGATCCGCATGGACCTGCCATGGCAGGGCATCCTGCCCGGCCTCGAACGCAGCCGCTTCGATTACGTGATCACCTCGGTGACGGCCACGCCCGAACGCATGGAGCGCTATCACTTAAGCGCACCGATTGCCGATGCCACCATGGCGATACTCAAGCGCGCCGGGGAGGAGAGCATCTCCGCGCCCGAGGATATCGCCGGCAAGGTCGCCGCGGCGCAGTCCGGCTCGGCCCAGCTCGCTGCGCTGGAAGCGCTGGCAGCACAGCTCGAGGCGGCAGGCACCCCGGTTGCGAACATTCGCACCTACACCGGCGTGGACGAGGCCTACGCCGAGCTCGGCACCGGGCGCGTCGATGTGGTGATCAACAGCCTGCCCAACCTGCTGGAGGCCGAGCGCACCCGTCCCGATGTCTTCGAAGTGGTGGGCACCTTTGGCGAACCGGTCTACTTCAGCTGGGCGGGGCGTCGAGACGCACAGAGCGCAAGCCTCAATGCCTTCATGGACGAGCAGATTCGGCGCCTGAACGAGGATGGCACCCTGGCCGAGCTTCAGGAGAAGTGGTTCGGTGCGCCCATGGAGCTGCCATTGGAGCTGCCAGACGCGAACTGA
- a CDS encoding amino acid ABC transporter permease, which produces MLEILFNHYPALLRGLATTLTVSLSAIALGLMLGVLLAFGLTSRSRWLRWPCGLYRSFWRGTPILLQLLLVYYLLPETGIEVSPMSAAILTLTLNTAAFQAEIFRSGIAHIPQGQVEAARMAGISRWQTRRCIVMPQVFRLTLPPLTNEVITILKNSSLISVIAVTELMRVSEQIASRTFQPLETYLAAALLYLAVNLVLARLSAYLERRTAGGLATE; this is translated from the coding sequence ATGCTCGAGATTCTGTTCAATCACTATCCTGCCCTGCTCAGGGGGCTGGCCACCACCTTGACGGTATCGCTATCGGCCATCGCGCTGGGGCTGATGCTTGGGGTATTGCTGGCCTTCGGCCTGACCAGCCGCAGCCGCTGGCTGCGCTGGCCCTGCGGACTCTACCGCAGCTTCTGGCGCGGTACGCCGATCCTGCTGCAGCTGCTGCTGGTCTACTATCTGCTGCCGGAAACCGGTATCGAAGTCTCGCCGATGAGCGCGGCGATCCTGACGCTGACCCTGAATACCGCCGCCTTCCAGGCGGAAATCTTCAGAAGCGGCATTGCGCATATTCCCCAGGGGCAGGTCGAGGCCGCGCGCATGGCGGGAATCTCTCGATGGCAGACGCGACGCTGCATCGTCATGCCCCAGGTGTTCCGCTTGACGCTGCCGCCCTTGACCAACGAAGTCATCACCATTCTCAAGAACTCATCGCTGATCTCGGTAATCGCCGTCACCGAGCTGATGCGCGTCAGCGAGCAGATCGCCTCGCGCACGTTTCAGCCGCTGGAGACCTACCTCGCCGCCGCCCTGCTCTATCTGGCGGTCAACCTGGTGCTGGCCCGGCTGAGCGCCTATCTCGAACGCCGCACCGCCGGCGGCCTGGCCACGGAGTGA
- a CDS encoding amino acid ABC transporter permease, translating to MFDFMLIYEMRGLILQGLWNTVWICFLGCLVALSLGLALAALRLSNPRLFAWPVACYVETCRGVPLLVLLFLLYYGGPSIGLRLDAEIAGVTGIGLYGAGYFAEIYRSGFKAVSRGQLEVARMLGISRLQALVRIQIPQMLRLIVPPGTNQLIILVKESALISIISVDDLTKNATTIVNQTFSVIEPYVTVALLYWLIIEIIARSGYRLEKRLANRRPRPVTHTQGASFHDHG from the coding sequence ATGTTTGATTTCATGCTGATCTACGAGATGCGTGGACTGATTCTGCAAGGGCTTTGGAATACCGTGTGGATCTGTTTCCTTGGGTGCCTGGTGGCACTGTCGCTGGGGTTGGCACTGGCCGCCCTACGCCTCTCCAACCCACGCCTGTTCGCCTGGCCAGTGGCCTGTTATGTGGAGACATGTCGTGGCGTTCCACTGCTGGTACTGCTGTTCCTGCTCTATTATGGCGGCCCCAGCATCGGCCTGCGCCTGGATGCCGAGATCGCCGGCGTCACCGGTATCGGGCTGTATGGCGCCGGTTATTTCGCCGAAATCTACCGCAGCGGCTTCAAGGCTGTTTCTCGCGGCCAGCTCGAGGTGGCTCGCATGCTCGGCATTTCGCGCCTGCAGGCACTGGTCCGCATCCAGATACCCCAGATGCTGCGCCTGATCGTGCCGCCGGGGACCAACCAGCTGATCATCCTGGTCAAGGAGTCGGCGCTGATCTCGATCATCTCAGTGGACGACCTGACCAAGAATGCCACCACCATCGTCAATCAGACGTTCAGCGTGATCGAGCCCTACGTCACCGTGGCGCTGCTCTACTGGCTGATCATCGAGATCATTGCACGCAGCGGCTACCGGCTGGAGAAGCGCCTGGCCAATCGTCGGCCACGCCCTGTCACCCACACTCAAGGAGCCTCCTTCCATGACCATGGCTGA
- a CDS encoding amino acid ABC transporter ATP-binding protein → MTMADASPSPSTSPIVEARGIGKRFGDLQVLSDIDFALDTSEVVCVIGPSGSGKSTLLRCLAFLEPYDDGSVYIDGQLLGYEERGGMRVRARERRIDEVRAPVGMVFQHFHLWPHRTAVENVSEALRLVNRLSRRDAEAEGLAMLERVGLAERAGHYPESLSGGQKQRVAIARALAMKPRVMFFDEPTSALDPELVGEVLDVMKKLAADGMTMVIVTHEMGFAAHVADRVVFMDQGRVVESGPPANLFRQPRSERLKQFLNTWRERHLD, encoded by the coding sequence ATGACCATGGCTGACGCCTCACCCTCACCTTCGACTTCACCCATCGTCGAGGCGCGCGGCATCGGCAAGCGGTTTGGCGATCTCCAGGTGCTCAGCGACATCGACTTCGCCCTCGACACCTCAGAGGTGGTCTGCGTGATTGGCCCGTCGGGCTCCGGCAAGTCGACGCTGCTGCGCTGCCTGGCCTTTCTCGAGCCCTATGACGATGGCAGCGTCTATATCGATGGGCAGTTGCTCGGCTATGAGGAGCGTGGCGGCATGCGGGTGCGCGCCCGCGAAAGGCGCATCGACGAAGTGCGCGCACCAGTCGGCATGGTCTTCCAGCACTTTCATCTCTGGCCTCACCGCACGGCAGTGGAGAATGTCAGCGAGGCACTGCGGCTGGTCAACCGGCTGTCGCGCCGTGATGCCGAAGCCGAAGGCCTGGCGATGCTTGAGCGAGTCGGGCTGGCCGAGCGCGCCGGTCATTATCCCGAAAGTCTCTCCGGCGGCCAGAAACAGCGAGTGGCGATCGCCCGGGCGCTGGCGATGAAGCCGCGGGTGATGTTCTTCGACGAGCCCACTTCCGCCCTCGATCCCGAGCTGGTGGGCGAGGTGCTCGATGTGATGAAAAAGCTCGCCGCCGATGGCATGACCATGGTCATCGTCACCCACGAGATGGGCTTCGCCGCCCACGTTGCCGACCGGGTGGTATTCATGGACCAAGGCCGGGTCGTCGAGAGCGGCCCCCCGGCCAACCTCTTTCGCCAACCCCGCAGCGAGCGCCTCAAGCAGTTTCTCAATACCTGGCGGGAACGCCACCTCGACTGA
- a CDS encoding DUF1989 domain-containing protein: MTTDTLFDHARIDQLPRSNSEPCGHNRTLETPISADGTPELGKRYEVAARCGRAVRLKAGQTLRIINTQGTQVCDTWAFSTANLNEFMSWEHGRAWLSGLIPRIGDPLMSNRRRPIMTLVADTSPGIHDTLMAACDLFRYMTLGVEGYHDSCADNLRMALKAIGIDAPEVPQPLNLWMNIPVDEQMKVDWCPPVSKPGDYVDLRAEMDCIVVMSSCPQDIIPINGAECVPVEVHFEVLA; encoded by the coding sequence ATGACCACCGACACCTTGTTCGACCATGCCCGCATCGACCAGCTGCCACGCAGTAACAGCGAGCCCTGTGGCCACAATCGCACCCTCGAGACACCGATATCGGCGGATGGCACGCCGGAACTGGGCAAGCGCTATGAAGTCGCGGCGCGCTGCGGGCGTGCCGTACGCCTCAAGGCCGGCCAGACCCTCCGCATCATCAATACCCAGGGTACCCAGGTCTGCGATACCTGGGCCTTCAGCACCGCCAACCTCAATGAGTTCATGTCCTGGGAGCACGGCCGCGCCTGGCTCAGCGGACTGATTCCTCGGATCGGCGATCCGCTGATGAGCAATCGGCGCCGCCCGATCATGACCCTGGTCGCGGATACCTCGCCGGGCATCCACGACACTCTGATGGCCGCCTGCGACCTGTTCCGCTATATGACGCTGGGTGTCGAGGGCTACCACGACAGCTGCGCCGACAACCTGCGCATGGCACTCAAGGCGATCGGCATCGATGCCCCGGAGGTCCCGCAACCGCTGAACCTGTGGATGAATATTCCAGTCGACGAGCAGATGAAGGTCGACTGGTGCCCGCCGGTTTCCAAGCCGGGAGATTACGTCGACCTGCGTGCCGAGATGGACTGCATCGTCGTCATGTCCTCCTGCCCGCAGGACATCATCCCCATCAATGGCGCGGAGTGTGTGCCGGTCGAGGTGCACTTCGAGGTATTGGCCTGA
- a CDS encoding hydantoinase/carbamoylase family amidase has translation MADLAAAISEARLWADLQALARIGARDDGGVARLALDEHDIRARLWLVEQAASLGATASVDAVGNVFLDLPGSEAGLEPVVTGSHLDSQPAGGKYDGALGVLAGLEALRAFKDAGIIPRRPLSLVSWTNEERARFSPGTSGSAVFCGVRGLAETRAQSDAEGVCFGTALDDCPALDDCLAAMEAAGVPRHPLTTPMHAFVELHIEQGPILEHAGAAVGIVEGIQGVSWFEVTVIGYANHAGTTPRAMRQDALEGACALIASLREAARDAEDRVRFTIGKFTVSPGSVNTIPDRVTFSIDLRHPEAATLDSLTTTFRLRREARTRRAQTGIGRLP, from the coding sequence ATGGCCGATCTCGCTGCAGCGATCAGCGAGGCACGCCTATGGGCGGACCTGCAGGCTCTCGCCAGGATTGGCGCTCGCGACGATGGTGGCGTGGCACGTCTTGCCCTGGATGAGCATGACATTCGTGCGCGCCTGTGGCTGGTCGAGCAGGCCGCCTCCCTCGGCGCCACCGCCAGTGTCGACGCCGTGGGCAACGTGTTTCTCGACCTGCCCGGCAGCGAGGCTGGGCTTGAACCGGTGGTCACCGGCAGTCATCTCGATAGCCAGCCTGCTGGCGGCAAGTACGACGGCGCACTTGGCGTGCTCGCCGGTCTCGAGGCGCTGCGCGCCTTCAAGGACGCCGGCATTATCCCGCGTCGTCCCCTCTCGCTGGTCAGCTGGACCAATGAGGAGAGAGCTCGCTTCTCCCCGGGCACCTCGGGCTCGGCGGTGTTCTGCGGGGTACGGGGGCTTGCCGAGACCCGCGCCCAGAGCGATGCCGAGGGAGTATGCTTCGGCACCGCCCTGGATGACTGCCCCGCCCTGGATGACTGCCTGGCCGCGATGGAGGCGGCCGGCGTGCCACGCCACCCGCTGACCACACCGATGCACGCCTTCGTCGAGCTGCACATCGAGCAGGGACCGATCCTCGAGCACGCCGGTGCCGCCGTGGGCATTGTCGAGGGTATTCAGGGAGTGAGCTGGTTCGAGGTGACGGTCATTGGCTATGCCAACCATGCCGGCACCACCCCACGCGCCATGCGCCAGGACGCACTGGAGGGGGCCTGTGCCCTGATCGCCTCGCTGAGAGAAGCGGCGCGTGACGCCGAGGACCGGGTACGTTTCACCATCGGCAAGTTCACGGTCAGCCCCGGCTCGGTGAATACCATCCCAGATCGAGTCACCTTCAGCATCGACCTGCGCCACCCCGAAGCGGCGACACTCGACAGCCTGACGACCACCTTCCGGCTGCGCCGAGAGGCTCGAACTCGACGCGCCCAGACTGGTATCGGGCGCCTTCCATGA
- the speB gene encoding agmatinase, which translates to MNSSADNHRRTTVTGEAYSPQLEPRYTGIPTFMRAPLAEHLEALDIALVGIPFDGGVSNRPGARHGPREIRNMSSMMRTIHHVSRVNPFELCRVADVGDVRFASPYDLDKVSTDITAFYRRLAEAGVVPLSAGGDHSVTYPILKGLVSETPIGLIHIDAHTDTWDEFKGTRLHHGGPFRLACEEGLIDPRRTIQIGIRGAQTTPEGWDYSMEKGMRVMFMEEFDALGVQAAVAEARQVIGDAPVYLSFDIDSLDPAFAPGTGTPEIGGMTSLQAQQLLRGFKGLNLIGADVVEVSPPFDPSGTTALVGATMMFELLCLLAEARMARR; encoded by the coding sequence ATGAACAGTTCAGCAGACAACCATCGCCGCACAACAGTGACCGGCGAAGCATATTCACCTCAGCTCGAGCCGCGCTATACCGGCATTCCGACATTCATGCGCGCACCGCTGGCCGAGCATCTGGAAGCGCTCGATATCGCCCTGGTCGGCATTCCCTTCGACGGGGGCGTCAGCAACCGCCCGGGGGCACGTCATGGTCCACGCGAGATCCGCAACATGTCGAGCATGATGCGCACCATCCACCATGTCAGCCGCGTGAATCCATTCGAGCTGTGCCGGGTGGCGGATGTCGGCGACGTGCGTTTCGCCTCGCCCTACGATCTCGACAAGGTTTCCACCGATATCACAGCCTTCTACCGTCGGCTAGCCGAAGCCGGCGTGGTGCCGCTGAGCGCCGGCGGCGACCATTCGGTGACTTATCCTATCCTCAAGGGGCTGGTGAGCGAGACCCCGATAGGGCTGATCCATATCGATGCCCATACCGACACCTGGGATGAGTTCAAGGGCACCAGGCTTCACCATGGAGGTCCCTTTCGCCTCGCCTGCGAGGAAGGACTTATCGACCCTCGGCGTACCATCCAGATCGGTATTCGCGGTGCCCAGACGACCCCGGAGGGGTGGGACTACTCCATGGAGAAGGGCATGCGCGTGATGTTCATGGAGGAGTTCGATGCGCTGGGCGTGCAGGCAGCGGTAGCGGAAGCGCGCCAGGTGATCGGCGACGCGCCGGTCTATCTATCGTTCGACATCGACAGTCTCGACCCGGCGTTCGCGCCCGGCACAGGCACACCCGAGATCGGCGGGATGACCTCGCTGCAGGCACAGCAACTGCTGCGAGGGTTCAAGGGCCTGAACCTGATCGGTGCCGATGTGGTCGAGGTCTCCCCTCCCTTCGACCCCAGCGGAACGACCGCCCTGGTCGGCGCGACCATGATGTTCGAGTTGCTCTGCCTGCTTGCCGAGGCTCGCATGGCGCGGCGCTGA
- a CDS encoding NUDIX hydrolase: MNFCSHCGKTVEFSIPAGDDRPRFHCLSCGTVHYQNPRIVAGTLPVQGSRVLLCRRAISPRKGYWTLPAGFMENAETTVEAAARETREEACAEVDIHGLYTMINLPHINQVYMIFLADLKGGFDIGPESLEVALFEETEIPWEEIAFPTIERTLRHFYADRRTNDFPLRISDITAEDRERYFGSA, encoded by the coding sequence ATGAATTTCTGCAGCCATTGCGGCAAGACCGTCGAGTTCTCCATTCCGGCAGGCGATGACCGGCCGCGCTTCCACTGCCTGTCGTGTGGCACCGTCCACTATCAGAACCCACGTATCGTAGCCGGCACCCTGCCGGTACAGGGCAGCCGAGTGCTGCTCTGCCGACGCGCCATCTCGCCACGCAAGGGGTACTGGACCTTGCCGGCTGGCTTCATGGAGAACGCCGAGACCACCGTGGAGGCGGCGGCGCGGGAGACCCGCGAGGAGGCGTGCGCCGAGGTCGATATCCATGGCCTCTATACGATGATCAACCTGCCGCATATCAATCAGGTCTACATGATCTTTCTTGCCGATCTCAAGGGCGGCTTCGATATCGGGCCGGAGAGCCTCGAGGTGGCCCTGTTCGAGGAGACGGAGATCCCCTGGGAGGAGATTGCCTTCCCGACCATCGAGCGCACCCTGCGCCATTTCTATGCCGACCGGCGCACAAACGATTTCCCACTGCGTATCAGCGATATCACCGCAGAAGATCGCGAACGCTACTTCGGCAGTGCCTGA